The following are encoded together in the Candidatus Thiopontia autotrophica genome:
- the erpA gene encoding iron-sulfur cluster insertion protein ErpA has translation MKEINVLNDYVGFTEAAAIKVKALIAEEGNDNLKLRVYITGGGCSGFQYGFKFDEDVEEGDTVVEKNGATMLVDSMSMQHLNGAEVDYYEGLDGARFVVNNPNATSTCGCGSSFSV, from the coding sequence ATGAAAGAGATTAATGTACTCAATGACTACGTAGGATTTACCGAGGCTGCAGCTATCAAGGTTAAGGCGCTAATTGCGGAAGAGGGAAATGATAATCTCAAGCTTAGAGTCTATATAACAGGTGGTGGCTGTTCCGGATTTCAGTACGGATTCAAGTTTGATGAAGATGTGGAGGAGGGGGATACCGTCGTAGAGAAAAATGGTGCCACCATGCTGGTTGACTCGATGAGTATGCAGCATCTCAATGGCGCCGAGGTTGATTACTATGAGGGGCTTGATGGCGCACGTTTTGTGGTCAATAACCCGAATGCAACATCAACCTGTGGTTGCGGGTCATCGTTTTCAGTTTAA
- a CDS encoding metalloregulator ArsR/SmtB family transcription factor, translating to MPVKDYKKSIFEQFARTGKAFSNAYRIELLEILAQGERTVEQLSITAELTVANTSQHLQLLRNAGLVTARKVGQYVHYNLSDDLVIDLLVALRKLSERHLAEVERLVNTYLTVKDDLEPVPVNELMERAGDGVVTVLDVRPEVEYEAGHIQGAISVPMDQLEDRVGELDPEREIVAYCRGPYCMLAYDAVAKLREKGFKARRMDEGFPEWRKAGMPVEMKEE from the coding sequence ATGCCAGTAAAAGACTATAAAAAATCAATTTTCGAGCAGTTTGCCCGTACCGGGAAAGCCTTTAGCAATGCCTATCGAATTGAGCTGTTAGAGATCCTTGCACAGGGAGAGCGTACTGTAGAGCAGCTCTCAATTACAGCCGAACTGACTGTTGCCAACACATCTCAGCATCTTCAACTGTTAAGAAATGCAGGATTGGTTACCGCAAGAAAGGTTGGGCAGTATGTCCACTACAACCTCTCTGACGACCTGGTTATTGATCTATTGGTGGCACTGAGAAAACTATCTGAGCGCCATCTGGCCGAGGTAGAGCGCCTGGTCAATACTTATCTAACTGTCAAGGATGATCTGGAACCTGTTCCGGTTAACGAGCTGATGGAGCGTGCTGGAGATGGCGTGGTCACAGTACTGGATGTCCGTCCTGAGGTTGAGTATGAGGCTGGACATATCCAGGGCGCAATAAGTGTACCGATGGACCAGCTTGAGGATCGCGTTGGTGAGCTTGATCCTGAGCGTGAGATTGTTGCCTACTGTCGTGGCCCATACTGCATGTTGGCTTATGATGCCGTTGCCAAGCTTCGTGAGAAAGGGTTCAAGGCGCGTCGTATGGATGAAGGTTTTCCAGAGTGGCGCAAAGCTGGCATGCCAGTTGAGATGAAAGAAGAGTAG
- a CDS encoding N-acetyl-gamma-glutamyl-phosphate reductase gives MIKAGIVGGTGYTGVELLRLLAKHPDVELQVITSRSEAGKPVAELFPNLRGHVGIEFSEPDIEQLKSCDVVFSATPNGVAMTMARELVSAGVRIIDLAADFRLSDPAVWEKWYGVPHACEDLLAESIYGLPEVNREAIREARVLANPGCYPTAVQLGFLPLVEKGLVELNGLIADCKSGVSGAGRGANVGTLQAESAESFKAYAVPGHRHWPEIHQGVGRMAHQSEIGLTFVPHLVPMIRGIHATLYMQLSENVADLQSVYEEKYLNEPFVDVLPAGSHPETRTVRGSNVCRIAIHKPEDSDHVVVLSVIDNLVKGASGQAVQNMNIMFGLDETTGLDLVALMP, from the coding sequence ATGATTAAGGCTGGGATTGTTGGAGGAACCGGATATACCGGTGTAGAGTTGCTGCGATTGCTTGCAAAGCACCCGGATGTGGAGCTACAGGTTATTACCTCTCGTTCAGAGGCAGGGAAGCCTGTTGCAGAGCTATTCCCCAATCTGCGCGGACATGTCGGTATTGAGTTCTCCGAGCCCGATATAGAGCAGCTGAAGAGCTGTGACGTGGTCTTCTCAGCAACCCCAAACGGGGTGGCCATGACGATGGCTCGAGAGCTGGTGAGTGCGGGTGTGCGCATTATCGATCTGGCGGCAGATTTTCGTCTGAGTGATCCGGCAGTCTGGGAGAAGTGGTACGGAGTGCCCCATGCCTGTGAGGATCTGCTGGCAGAGTCTATCTATGGTCTGCCTGAGGTGAACCGTGAGGCAATTCGGGAGGCGCGAGTATTGGCTAATCCAGGATGCTATCCAACGGCTGTCCAGTTGGGGTTTTTACCTCTGGTTGAAAAAGGGCTGGTAGAGCTGAATGGACTGATTGCCGATTGTAAATCAGGAGTTAGTGGCGCCGGTCGTGGTGCAAATGTAGGAACTCTGCAGGCCGAGTCTGCAGAGAGCTTCAAGGCATATGCAGTACCTGGACATAGGCACTGGCCAGAGATTCACCAAGGGGTTGGCAGAATGGCGCATCAGAGTGAAATAGGGCTCACTTTTGTACCTCACCTGGTACCAATGATTCGTGGGATTCATGCGACACTCTATATGCAGCTATCTGAGAATGTTGCTGACCTGCAGTCAGTTTATGAAGAGAAGTATCTGAATGAGCCTTTTGTCGATGTGCTACCGGCTGGCTCTCATCCAGAGACACGTACGGTGCGTGGGAGTAATGTATGTAGAATTGCCATCCACAAACCTGAAGATTCAGATCACGTAGTTGTGTTGTCGGTGATTGACAATCTGGTCAAGGGCGCCTCTGGGCAGGCAGTGCAGAATATGAATATCATGTTTGGTCTTGATGAGACTACAGGACTGGATCTGGTCGCCCTCATGCCTTGA